From the genome of Marixanthomonas ophiurae, one region includes:
- a CDS encoding DEAD/DEAH box helicase family protein, which yields MDNPSKITEGGVEYSLGKFDGKSVLYDFDKILIYLDAKGKLLFGKQFRIYDEDTVIIRKLCHYFIKDKENCLKDDIDTNKGILLSGPVGCGKTTLMKLLRYIVPMQRPYEMIPCRNVAFSFNHLGFKTIEDYGSTKFYCFDDLGIEPAGRFYGKDLNVMGEVLLSRYELYLETKHKVKTHATTNLNAEELEERYGNRVRSRMRELFNLIAFDTKAGDKRK from the coding sequence ATGGACAACCCCTCTAAAATTACCGAAGGTGGCGTGGAATATTCGCTTGGAAAGTTTGATGGTAAAAGCGTGTTATACGATTTTGATAAAATCCTGATTTATTTGGATGCAAAGGGAAAGTTGCTCTTTGGCAAACAATTTAGAATCTATGATGAGGACACGGTTATCATCCGCAAACTATGTCACTATTTCATCAAGGACAAAGAAAATTGCCTGAAAGATGATATCGACACTAACAAGGGTATTCTTCTATCCGGGCCTGTGGGATGTGGAAAGACCACTTTGATGAAACTATTGCGATATATCGTGCCAATGCAACGACCTTATGAAATGATTCCGTGCAGGAATGTTGCTTTTAGCTTTAACCATCTAGGCTTTAAAACCATTGAGGATTATGGCAGCACCAAATTCTACTGCTTTGATGATTTAGGCATTGAACCTGCAGGACGATTCTATGGTAAAGATTTGAATGTGATGGGCGAAGTATTACTTTCCCGATACGAACTTTACCTTGAGACCAAACACAAAGTCAAAACCCACGCTACTACAAACCTAAATGCTGAAGAACTGGAAGAACGGTATGGAAACCGTGTTCGTAGTAGAATGCGCGAACTGTTTAATTTGATTGCTTTTGATACAAAAGCTGGGGATAAGCGGAAGTAA
- a CDS encoding GDCCVxC domain-containing (seleno)protein, whose amino-acid sequence MEVQLKSEITCPNCGHKKVEDMPTKACQFFYECENCKTVLKPNEGDCCVYCSYGTVSCPPIQENNSCC is encoded by the coding sequence ATGGAAGTCCAATTAAAATCAGAAATTACCTGCCCAAACTGCGGACATAAAAAAGTAGAGGATATGCCAACAAAAGCTTGTCAGTTTTTCTACGAATGTGAGAATTGTAAAACGGTTCTAAAACCAAATGAAGGGGATTGCTGTGTTTATTGCAGTTATGGGACAGTTTCTTGTCCACCAATTCAAGAAAACAACAGTTGTTGTTAA
- the merTP gene encoding mercuric transport protein MerTP, which produces MSTEKTSKNVAYTGLFAAIAASSCCIPPVIALIAGIGGSASALSWMEPFRPYLIGVAIIAIGYAWYDYLKPKKADDCCEIDAKPKWFQTKGFLIGITLFAAISISFPYYSHIFYPVNKKEVVIVNQSNIQTVNFDVKGMTCASCEQHITHAVNELEGIVNVNASYEKANAKVEFDNSKTTKEDIEKAINSTGYKVTYKEEN; this is translated from the coding sequence ATGAGTACAGAAAAAACATCAAAAAATGTAGCATATACAGGTTTGTTTGCTGCAATAGCAGCGTCATCTTGTTGCATACCACCAGTTATTGCATTAATTGCTGGAATTGGAGGGAGTGCATCCGCTTTATCTTGGATGGAACCTTTTAGACCCTATTTAATTGGTGTCGCTATCATAGCAATTGGTTATGCGTGGTATGATTATCTAAAACCTAAAAAAGCAGATGATTGCTGTGAAATAGATGCAAAGCCAAAGTGGTTTCAAACTAAAGGGTTTTTAATAGGAATTACATTATTTGCGGCTATCTCAATAAGCTTTCCATACTACTCTCATATTTTTTATCCAGTTAATAAAAAAGAAGTGGTTATAGTGAATCAATCCAATATTCAAACGGTAAATTTTGATGTAAAAGGGATGACTTGTGCTTCTTGCGAACAACACATTACGCACGCTGTTAATGAATTAGAGGGTATTGTAAATGTAAATGCTTCCTATGAAAAAGCTAACGCAAAAGTAGAATTCGATAATTCGAAAACTACTAAAGAGGATATAGAAAAAGCAATTAATTCTACAGGCTATAAAGTAACCTACAAAGAAGAAAACTAA
- a CDS encoding ArsR/SmtB family transcription factor, whose translation MKLEISCTRAEADHKQLLNCRTTIDGMANGFDKISKLLSISGNEVRLKVLFLLNMEKELCPCDLADILGMSVPAVSQHIRKMKDAGIISSRREGQTLYYSLNEDETDILNSIFKSIKLERKTA comes from the coding sequence ATGAAATTAGAAATATCCTGTACAAGAGCTGAGGCTGACCATAAGCAATTACTAAACTGTAGAACTACCATTGATGGTATGGCTAATGGTTTCGACAAAATATCGAAACTACTATCTATTTCAGGTAATGAAGTGCGCTTAAAAGTTCTATTTCTTTTAAATATGGAAAAAGAATTATGCCCTTGTGATTTAGCTGATATTTTAGGTATGAGTGTTCCTGCCGTTTCTCAGCATATACGAAAAATGAAAGATGCAGGTATTATAAGCTCAAGGAGAGAAGGGCAAACCTTATACTATTCATTGAATGAGGATGAGACGGATATTCTGAATAGTATATTTAAGTCAATCAAATTAGAAAGAAAAACAGCATAA
- a CDS encoding N-acetylmuramoyl-L-alanine amidase family protein, with protein sequence MKKVLKNVSFMILLLKMCIIFGQETAIQKRILIDVGHGGKDSGAIGVNGILEKDVVLNIASAILKLNNKLDKPLDIYLTRYSDTLISLSDRTKLAKALKADLFLSLHCNHSDNPNARGVEVYVTNAESKYSDDSTWFAFQVQAALNKELGYESRGVKFANFQVLRETVDVCTSVLIELGFLSNKDEGNYISNSNNIQLIATAILLSIQN encoded by the coding sequence ATGAAAAAAGTGCTCAAAAACGTCAGTTTTATGATTTTGCTCTTGAAAATGTGTATCATTTTTGGACAGGAAACAGCCATTCAAAAAAGAATACTAATTGACGTTGGACACGGTGGAAAAGATTCTGGTGCGATAGGTGTAAATGGCATCCTAGAAAAAGATGTTGTACTCAATATTGCAAGTGCGATTTTGAAGCTAAATAACAAGTTGGATAAGCCTTTGGATATTTATTTGACCAGGTACAGCGATACACTTATTTCACTATCAGATAGAACCAAACTTGCCAAAGCTCTAAAAGCTGATTTATTTTTGTCGTTGCATTGCAATCATTCGGATAATCCGAATGCTAGGGGTGTTGAAGTTTACGTGACAAATGCAGAATCCAAATATTCAGATGATTCTACTTGGTTTGCTTTTCAAGTGCAAGCCGCACTTAATAAAGAATTGGGATATGAAAGTAGAGGTGTCAAGTTTGCAAATTTTCAGGTACTTCGAGAAACGGTTGATGTTTGCACTTCTGTACTTATAGAATTAGGGTTTTTGAGTAATAAAGATGAAGGCAACTATATTTCAAATTCTAACAATATCCAATTGATTGCCACAGCCATTTTGTTATCTATACAAAACTAA
- a CDS encoding TraG family conjugative transposon ATPase, protein MNKINLSAYQPIVDIQDNIVFANNGNVVLCYTGNLPEIYSLSEKDFEDMHGAWFQALKSLPVGTVVHKQDIYLKKSYSSEQLPNKTFLEKATHEHFKGRGHIEHKCYLFFILTKNKALNNSKYVNPFRKISKGIVQELDDNIKSFVNSVSDSVSFINNSRKMAFLPLKAEGIQKLTNGYFNGFNEGFDTDILLDKKSVNIGENHFDALAINSELCFGESVQSSKTNEKFTSDDFVFHQGFIDGLGLTLNENHIVNQILYLDDKQKWRKLLDKKVEELNKSSNFGSQNKVVLGKIQHILDQINADDNARIIRGHLNIVYWSKEAKDLDKITSKIKTEFKELDIIPYYPRGEERKNYILNSYCCFSSNFSNNDLYVTDLKHALCLFINNTNYKSDTTGIIFNDREHNIPVLKDVWDERKKRIKARNFAIFAPTGEGKSFLANNILRQYFESGVRLVIIDLGGSYTKFAKLYPEKYTVLRYESGKNLGINPFYISDTNDLTPERLEDLSVFLFELFASDLKVTKAQSVSVKKILRHYYNSISENHSLEGFYNFIERNQEDLLDTLKIHPDYFNVTSFLHVMSEYVGDGLYSFLFEVSEDQTYKIEDKRLIVFELDEVKDNKEILSVMLKLIKSAIQRTIWKNRAEKGIILFDEFAKQLKFENVLESVEFYYQAIRKQNGAIGIILQSINQLPNNSTSASILENTQVIYSLNNEKGYAELVKRLNLSSHDLNQLKSIKNNLSGPRKYTEMFIKIGRESNIFRLEVPKEVYAAYLTDGQENEEIIKLYNEHHDMEKAIIQFTSKT, encoded by the coding sequence ATGAATAAGATTAACCTTTCGGCATATCAGCCCATCGTAGATATTCAGGACAATATCGTCTTTGCCAATAATGGCAATGTGGTCTTGTGCTATACAGGGAATCTACCTGAAATTTATTCGCTTTCCGAAAAGGACTTTGAAGATATGCACGGTGCTTGGTTTCAGGCTTTGAAATCGCTGCCTGTGGGAACTGTGGTTCATAAACAGGATATATACCTGAAGAAATCCTATTCTTCTGAACAGCTTCCGAATAAAACATTTTTAGAAAAAGCAACGCACGAGCATTTTAAAGGTCGTGGACATATTGAGCACAAGTGCTATTTGTTTTTCATCTTGACCAAAAACAAAGCGCTCAACAATTCAAAATATGTCAATCCCTTTAGAAAAATTTCAAAGGGAATTGTACAGGAACTGGACGATAACATTAAGAGTTTTGTAAACTCTGTAAGCGATTCTGTTTCCTTTATCAATAATAGCCGAAAGATGGCATTCCTTCCGCTTAAAGCGGAAGGGATTCAGAAACTCACAAATGGCTATTTCAATGGCTTCAACGAAGGCTTCGATACCGACATTCTATTAGATAAGAAAAGCGTCAATATTGGCGAAAACCATTTTGATGCCCTTGCCATCAATAGCGAACTGTGCTTTGGCGAAAGTGTACAGAGTAGCAAAACCAATGAGAAATTCACATCTGACGATTTTGTGTTTCATCAAGGGTTTATTGATGGCTTAGGGCTTACGCTTAACGAAAACCACATTGTCAATCAGATTTTATATCTCGACGACAAACAAAAGTGGCGCAAGCTGCTCGACAAGAAAGTCGAGGAACTTAACAAGAGTTCCAATTTCGGTTCACAGAACAAAGTGGTTTTGGGGAAAATCCAACATATTCTTGACCAAATCAATGCCGATGACAATGCACGGATTATTCGTGGTCATCTCAATATTGTGTATTGGTCTAAAGAAGCCAAAGACCTAGACAAAATAACTTCAAAAATTAAAACTGAATTTAAGGAACTGGATATTATTCCATACTATCCGAGAGGCGAAGAGCGCAAGAATTATATATTAAACAGTTACTGCTGTTTTTCGTCCAATTTCTCGAACAACGATTTATATGTTACCGATTTAAAACACGCATTATGCCTATTCATCAATAATACCAATTACAAATCTGATACTACCGGAATCATCTTCAATGATAGAGAGCATAATATTCCTGTTCTAAAAGATGTTTGGGACGAGCGAAAAAAACGTATCAAGGCTCGGAATTTTGCCATTTTCGCACCAACGGGCGAGGGTAAATCCTTTTTAGCCAATAATATTTTACGCCAATACTTTGAAAGTGGTGTTCGTCTGGTCATTATCGACTTGGGTGGCTCGTACACTAAATTTGCCAAACTATATCCTGAAAAATATACGGTACTTCGGTACGAAAGTGGAAAAAATCTTGGCATCAATCCTTTTTATATAAGTGATACAAATGATCTGACACCTGAACGATTGGAAGATTTGTCTGTTTTCCTTTTTGAGCTGTTCGCTTCAGATTTAAAGGTTACTAAAGCACAGTCGGTTTCAGTCAAAAAAATATTGCGTCATTATTACAATAGCATTTCAGAAAATCATTCGCTCGAAGGATTTTACAATTTTATAGAAAGGAATCAAGAGGATCTTCTTGACACCCTAAAAATCCATCCCGACTACTTCAACGTTACCAGCTTTTTGCACGTAATGTCCGAATATGTCGGCGATGGTCTATATAGTTTTCTGTTTGAAGTGAGTGAAGACCAAACCTATAAAATAGAGGACAAACGTTTGATTGTTTTTGAACTCGATGAAGTCAAAGACAATAAGGAAATCCTGTCCGTAATGTTGAAGCTGATTAAGTCAGCCATCCAAAGAACCATTTGGAAAAATAGGGCTGAAAAAGGTATCATCCTATTTGACGAGTTTGCCAAGCAACTGAAGTTCGAGAACGTTCTTGAAAGCGTAGAATTCTATTATCAAGCCATCCGTAAACAGAACGGTGCTATTGGTATCATTCTTCAATCCATCAATCAACTTCCCAACAATTCAACATCTGCAAGCATCCTTGAAAATACACAGGTCATTTACAGCCTTAACAACGAAAAAGGCTATGCCGAATTGGTCAAACGCCTTAATCTTTCAAGCCACGATTTAAACCAATTAAAGTCCATCAAAAACAACCTTTCCGGGCCACGGAAGTACACCGAAATGTTCATTAAAATCGGTAGGGAAAGTAACATCTTCCGTCTTGAAGTTCCGAAGGAAGTCTATGCGGCTTACTTAACCGACGGACAGGAAAACGAAGAAATAATAAAGCTCTACAACGAGCATCACGATATGGAAAAAGCAATAATTCAATTCACATCTAAAACATAA
- a CDS encoding conjugal transfer protein, which translates to MKTKFKILVMTVALTLFMSGNATAQGMPTYDNTNFISLVKQLIESGKQTAQMIKSVKFLKDAKEAIEKVSNVVQQLRAVQEIADNNQRLIQVMQNDLQDILNSPYIKPDEVSRVMESFDAIVQNSLDTVDFIDEVLSSDYLKMSDAERAAILKEKELESKQMVSTITTKTKRYRDIISFRKMQDKVNNRETGY; encoded by the coding sequence ATGAAGACAAAATTCAAAATTTTAGTAATGACAGTAGCATTGACCTTATTTATGTCGGGCAACGCTACTGCCCAAGGAATGCCCACTTATGACAATACCAATTTTATCAGCTTGGTAAAACAACTGATTGAATCGGGTAAACAGACTGCTCAAATGATTAAGTCTGTAAAATTCTTAAAAGATGCAAAAGAGGCCATCGAAAAGGTTTCAAATGTGGTTCAGCAACTTAGAGCAGTTCAAGAAATTGCAGACAACAATCAACGCCTTATTCAGGTAATGCAAAATGATTTACAGGACATTTTAAACTCGCCTTATATAAAGCCAGATGAAGTAAGCAGGGTTATGGAATCGTTTGATGCTATAGTTCAAAATTCATTGGACACGGTAGATTTTATTGATGAAGTTCTATCAAGCGACTATCTAAAAATGAGCGATGCAGAGCGTGCCGCAATTTTGAAAGAAAAAGAACTGGAATCAAAGCAAATGGTTTCTACCATCACTACAAAAACGAAACGCTATCGTGATATCATTTCATTCAGAAAAATGCAGGATAAAGTAAATAACCGCGAAACAGGATATTAA
- a CDS encoding conjugal transfer protein TraK: MKTPYKNIYNVLKLNRFIVLAVVVCALLSSTFSVWMVFNTNQKALNSAFAINTDGSIIPLKLVTQKENFRVEALAHLELFHNYFYNIDASNYERNLEKALWLGNSSVDNLYRQKKADGVYNRLLQYSLVQKVLSIDSRINENNGSYSFTTTTIFEINRGSIIDTYELFSTGNLIMVDRNFPNNPHGLLITNYFENTLKKLNDDS, from the coding sequence ATGAAAACACCATACAAGAATATTTATAACGTCCTAAAATTGAATCGGTTTATCGTTTTGGCAGTTGTTGTCTGTGCCTTACTGTCCAGTACCTTTTCAGTTTGGATGGTATTCAATACAAATCAAAAAGCGCTCAATAGTGCTTTTGCCATCAATACAGATGGCAGTATAATTCCCCTGAAGCTCGTAACTCAAAAAGAGAATTTTAGAGTCGAAGCTCTGGCACATTTAGAACTGTTCCACAACTACTTCTATAACATCGATGCCAGTAACTATGAAAGGAATTTGGAAAAAGCACTTTGGTTAGGCAATAGTTCTGTGGACAATCTTTACCGCCAGAAAAAAGCCGATGGTGTTTACAACAGGTTGCTTCAGTATTCATTGGTTCAAAAAGTATTGAGTATTGACTCAAGGATAAACGAAAATAATGGCTCGTATAGTTTTACAACCACCACCATTTTTGAAATTAACAGAGGTTCAATAATTGACACCTACGAACTGTTTTCAACTGGAAACCTGATTATGGTTGACCGAAACTTTCCCAACAATCCGCACGGACTTCTAATTACAAATTACTTCGAAAACACTTTAAAAAAACTGAATGATGATAGTTGA
- the traM gene encoding conjugative transposon protein TraM: protein MKVEKNKIVFAAVLAVIFIFLISYSVMVMGDDDSENESLQQTLIPDLEENQKEYDSKLDAINDLKEVRENNAPSIYDEKLIDSLGFYDPDLPEREKERIVDSIYDAGKIRYSEKRYQNLGQRKVAQKSTKQIDSSEIKREQKIEAKELGLEHQLFFAASPKPNEFSIIGNTDETIYVVVDGDQIVKANTRLRMRLTKPAIINGKQMPNNTPIFGFISFQPNRALIEIENIKHHPTKLKAFDLSDGSEGIYVENNFRAEATTEVLDDIIGDINIPTVPQVGGISKVLRRNNRNVKVTVLNNYKLILKPKL from the coding sequence ATGAAAGTAGAAAAGAACAAAATAGTATTTGCAGCAGTATTGGCGGTGATTTTCATATTCCTTATTTCCTATTCCGTAATGGTAATGGGCGATGATGATAGCGAGAACGAAAGCCTACAACAAACATTAATTCCCGATTTAGAGGAAAACCAAAAAGAGTACGATTCTAAACTGGATGCCATCAATGATTTAAAGGAAGTGCGTGAAAATAACGCACCCAGCATCTATGATGAAAAGCTTATAGACTCGTTGGGCTTTTACGACCCAGATTTGCCCGAACGTGAAAAAGAACGTATTGTGGATAGTATTTACGATGCTGGCAAAATTCGATATTCTGAAAAACGCTATCAAAATCTGGGACAGAGAAAAGTTGCTCAAAAAAGCACAAAACAAATCGATTCATCAGAAATCAAACGAGAACAAAAAATTGAAGCCAAAGAATTAGGCTTAGAACATCAATTGTTCTTTGCCGCATCGCCAAAACCCAACGAGTTTTCAATCATCGGTAATACTGATGAAACAATTTACGTAGTAGTAGATGGCGACCAAATAGTCAAAGCGAATACCAGATTACGAATGCGCCTTACCAAACCTGCAATAATAAATGGTAAGCAGATGCCGAATAACACACCAATTTTTGGGTTTATCAGCTTTCAGCCCAATCGAGCTTTAATTGAAATTGAAAATATAAAGCACCATCCTACTAAACTCAAAGCATTCGATTTGTCAGATGGTAGTGAGGGCATTTATGTCGAGAACAATTTTCGAGCTGAAGCCACCACCGAAGTCTTGGACGATATTATTGGCGATATCAACATTCCCACCGTACCACAAGTTGGTGGTATATCCAAAGTACTCAGACGTAACAACCGAAACGTAAAAGTTACGGTATTGAATAATTATAAATTAATTCTAAAACCTAAATTATGA
- a CDS encoding DUF4138 domain-containing protein: protein MKKYIIISTLVLSFAFAKAQTTTVLDTIYANDTKNVALFFPEPIRQGITGSDNFVFTYNREKEQYFGLLQAKPGKESNLLVVNRNGSIFSYIVRYKKQLSKLNYFIPLSNSIGNEKPIKVDSILAESSEERVDNRTYYYQKFCSYLLNRNQRIGRIKKRNEGIVLSVENIVFDKKELYFVIQIENNSTLDYDLNFLNLSIETRQKGKRKSLQRLYQEPTYKHNLPSKIAKSETVRFVYVLPKFSLSNDRRAILELNEKDGERNIEMKISHRYINNPN from the coding sequence ATGAAAAAGTATATCATAATTTCCACTCTTGTTTTAAGTTTCGCTTTCGCGAAAGCGCAAACAACTACAGTCCTCGATACCATATATGCCAACGACACCAAAAACGTTGCATTATTCTTCCCTGAACCTATTCGGCAAGGTATAACCGGTTCAGATAATTTTGTTTTTACCTACAACCGTGAAAAAGAACAGTATTTTGGACTTCTTCAAGCAAAGCCTGGCAAAGAAAGTAATCTACTGGTAGTCAATAGAAATGGTTCAATTTTTTCGTATATTGTAAGATATAAAAAACAGCTATCTAAGCTCAATTATTTCATTCCGTTATCTAATAGTATAGGGAATGAGAAACCGATTAAGGTCGATTCGATTCTTGCTGAATCCTCTGAAGAACGTGTAGATAATAGAACGTATTACTACCAAAAATTCTGCTCGTATCTTCTTAACAGAAACCAGCGTATAGGTCGAATTAAAAAGCGAAATGAAGGTATCGTTTTGAGTGTTGAGAATATTGTTTTTGATAAGAAAGAACTCTACTTCGTTATCCAGATTGAGAATAATTCTACTTTGGATTACGATTTGAATTTCTTGAACCTTTCGATTGAAACAAGACAAAAAGGGAAAAGAAAATCGTTACAACGCCTGTATCAAGAACCAACGTACAAACACAATCTGCCTTCAAAAATTGCAAAAAGTGAGACGGTTCGCTTCGTTTATGTATTGCCCAAATTTTCATTATCTAATGACCGTAGGGCGATTTTAGAATTGAACGAGAAAGATGGCGAACGCAATATAGAAATGAAAATATCACATAGATATATCAATAACCCAAATTAA
- a CDS encoding RNA-binding domain-containing protein: MTETNRIEYKRELSDGLEKEVIAFLNYREGGIIYIGIDKDGNTYGLADSDSDQLKIKDRLKNNIRPSALGLFDIVSEERNSKNILKIIVASGPEKPYHLKKYGMSEKGCFIRLGSAAEPMPQKMIDELFAKRTRNSISKIKAGRQDLGFGQLKIYYEESGYTLGKPFAKNLELLTEDGAFNYAGYLLADKNNTSIKVAKYSGITRTDLIESNEYGHECLVKATKQVIDKIAVENRTTTKITAKERQQANLWHPIALREAIINAFVHNDYTNEITPKFEIFTDRIEITSAGGLPEGLSKQEFFEGFSVPRNKELMRIFKDLELVEQLGSGIPRILEHYGKESFSFSDNFLRMTFIAKEAVVEEGGQTGGVKGGQEGGVIGGAIGGVIDSTEALTRRQKEVLKLIATNTTITYTEIAEALGINESPVGKHINALKTKGFLIRHGGTQGYWEINLKNNQ, from the coding sequence ATGACCGAAACAAACCGCATAGAATACAAACGAGAATTGTCTGATGGACTTGAAAAAGAGGTCATCGCTTTTCTAAACTATCGCGAAGGTGGCATTATATATATTGGCATCGATAAGGATGGAAATACTTACGGATTGGCAGATTCTGATAGCGACCAGTTAAAGATTAAGGATAGATTAAAAAACAACATCCGCCCTTCCGCCCTTGGTCTGTTTGATATTGTGAGTGAGGAAAGGAATAGTAAGAACATTCTAAAAATCATAGTGGCCAGCGGTCCAGAAAAACCATATCATCTTAAAAAATACGGGATGAGCGAAAAGGGCTGTTTTATTCGTTTAGGTTCAGCAGCTGAACCGATGCCACAAAAAATGATTGACGAGCTCTTTGCCAAACGTACCCGAAATTCCATCAGCAAGATTAAAGCAGGACGGCAGGATTTAGGCTTCGGACAGCTAAAAATTTACTACGAAGAATCTGGGTACACCCTTGGTAAACCATTTGCCAAGAACTTGGAACTACTTACTGAAGATGGTGCTTTTAATTATGCCGGCTATCTCTTGGCAGATAAGAATAACACATCAATTAAAGTCGCTAAATATTCGGGTATAACCAGAACAGACTTAATAGAAAGCAACGAATACGGTCACGAATGTTTGGTTAAGGCTACCAAACAAGTGATAGATAAAATTGCGGTCGAGAACAGAACAACCACAAAAATTACAGCCAAAGAAAGACAACAAGCCAATCTTTGGCATCCCATCGCCTTGCGTGAAGCCATCATAAATGCGTTTGTGCATAATGATTACACAAATGAGATTACCCCAAAGTTTGAAATCTTTACCGATAGAATCGAAATCACATCGGCTGGTGGTCTTCCGGAAGGATTGAGCAAGCAAGAATTTTTTGAAGGCTTTTCAGTCCCACGAAACAAGGAACTGATGCGAATTTTTAAAGATTTAGAACTGGTTGAACAATTAGGTTCTGGCATTCCTCGTATTTTAGAACACTACGGAAAAGAGAGTTTTAGTTTTTCAGATAACTTTCTTAGAATGACTTTTATTGCTAAAGAAGCTGTTGTTGAAGAAGGTGGTCAAACAGGTGGTGTAAAGGGTGGTCAAGAAGGTGGTGTAATAGGTGGTGCAATAGGTGGTGTAATTGATTCAACTGAAGCTCTAACTAGAAGACAAAAAGAAGTGCTTAAACTTATTGCAACCAATACTACTATTACTTATACTGAAATAGCTGAAGCTTTAGGTATCAATGAATCCCCTGTGGGCAAACATATAAACGCACTAAAAACTAAAGGCTTTTTAATACGTCACGGTGGCACGCAAGGCTATTGGGAAATTAATCTCAAAAACAATCAGTAA